In a single window of the Prevotella melaninogenica genome:
- a CDS encoding DUF3467 domain-containing protein produces MDNNNQNQEGQQLQIDLSPEIAKGVYTNFQIISHSSSEFVLDFATLLPGVPKATVTSRVIIAPEHALRLLAALQDNVVRYEKEFGKIDRHEPEQEPRTIAPFGPGKVDA; encoded by the coding sequence ATGGACAATAACAATCAGAATCAAGAGGGACAGCAGTTGCAGATTGATCTCTCACCAGAAATTGCTAAAGGTGTTTATACAAACTTTCAGATAATCTCTCATTCAAGCTCAGAGTTTGTACTTGATTTTGCTACACTTCTTCCAGGTGTACCAAAGGCAACAGTAACAAGCCGTGTTATTATTGCTCCTGAGCACGCATTACGTCTCCTTGCAGCTTTGCAGGACAATGTAGTTCGCTATGAGAAAGAGTTTGGTAAAATTGATCGCCACGAGCCAGAGCAGGAGCCACGTACGATTGCTCCATTTGGTCCTGGTAAGGTTGATGCATAA
- a CDS encoding TonB-dependent receptor domain-containing protein gives MIHNIKRGIAMLSIASAVNLSAQTTYKARVINQDTGEPIIGAVVRGNKGVETVTNEDGFFSLNTNDDQMLHISYIGFKEQNIKAQSLKGQPTISLIPGIDLQEVQVTASISSARSQKALGSKVDHIDIANLSKNAHTNSLSDMLDGKIGGVQMYQSNGKVGMPIRFNMRSGATMSMERDPIIYVDGVKYNSSHISDINSSQDALSALNDLTIDDIATIDVIKGPSAAASYGAEAANGVIVITTKRGKNNNPENGKADIQVKMSLGAATLARKYDQFVNNDPINNFFQTGWQKTLYTSVSKAFKGNQNIFFSYNMNDIAGVVPGNKDKRHSTKLAYDLRSGRFSLGATASYIHGNISLPQTAMGRYDAIWNLMINQTPWPYVDESTWRAQSWTYGNDRFIGNLRLSYMLPADIKLETIIGADVNHTEGTYRLPFGYKLGNNTEGAKNISNRRNSNFNWDIKATRKFHLADKWDLTATLLSQIARQYETLNSISASRFRSDIDNISAATERTVSESTFEQRTWGLYGEAFLNYDNRLFINAGLRRDASNLIGSNVASIYYPSLSASYNLKNQKFRIAYGESGRLPYPTDARTSYVMDGISAYGPIVKPQYKGNPDIKPERMREIELGTDWTIHNRHTLALTLYAQYTSDAIIYDDLLSSDGWIGSVPRNVGKVKGHGLEISYNGNLWKQANRHSLDVYANLNYQANKVTDTGGKDINNYPNVVKEGQPVYAFYYHTVEKPAFNADGTYNQKIGAIESNDYQYLGKPFPSVNGSFGFDLKLFSHFTFGTKWNYALGASVYNQSFYNVAGLGDNLKKRNDQLQALANTTVGTAEYNQIAEELAHSARFRANYIEKANFLRLSTLYLGYDLSSLSRKWTRNVVNGMRFSFAVQNVFVITNYSGADPQVEGNGGNRKQRGIGSLSRDITNTPHPRTYTATLSFTL, from the coding sequence ATGATACATAACATTAAAAGAGGTATCGCCATGCTGTCGATAGCCTCTGCCGTCAACCTAAGCGCACAGACAACTTACAAGGCGCGTGTAATTAACCAAGATACAGGAGAACCTATTATTGGTGCTGTAGTAAGAGGTAACAAAGGTGTTGAAACTGTAACCAATGAGGACGGTTTCTTTTCACTGAACACTAATGACGACCAAATGCTCCACATCAGCTATATCGGCTTTAAAGAACAGAACATAAAAGCACAATCACTAAAAGGACAACCTACTATCAGTCTTATTCCTGGTATCGACCTTCAGGAGGTGCAGGTCACTGCCAGTATTTCCAGTGCACGTAGTCAGAAAGCACTTGGAAGTAAGGTTGATCATATCGACATTGCCAACCTAAGTAAGAATGCCCATACCAATTCACTCAGCGATATGCTTGATGGTAAGATTGGTGGTGTTCAAATGTACCAAAGCAATGGTAAAGTTGGTATGCCAATTCGTTTTAATATGCGTAGTGGTGCCACAATGAGCATGGAGCGTGACCCTATTATCTATGTTGATGGCGTGAAATACAATAGTTCTCACATCTCTGATATCAATAGTTCACAAGATGCACTCAGCGCACTCAACGACTTAACTATTGATGACATCGCAACTATCGATGTCATAAAGGGTCCTTCTGCTGCAGCCAGCTATGGCGCAGAAGCTGCTAACGGTGTTATCGTTATCACAACCAAAAGAGGAAAGAATAACAACCCTGAAAACGGAAAGGCTGACATACAAGTAAAGATGTCGTTAGGTGCTGCTACACTTGCAAGAAAATATGATCAGTTTGTAAATAACGATCCTATCAACAACTTCTTCCAAACTGGTTGGCAGAAAACACTCTACACCTCTGTTTCAAAAGCATTCAAGGGGAATCAGAATATCTTCTTCTCCTATAACATGAATGACATAGCAGGTGTCGTACCAGGCAACAAAGACAAGCGCCATAGTACAAAACTTGCTTACGACCTTCGCTCAGGCCGATTTTCTCTCGGTGCTACTGCTTCATACATACATGGCAACATCAGTCTTCCTCAGACTGCAATGGGTAGATATGACGCAATTTGGAACCTAATGATTAATCAGACACCTTGGCCATACGTTGACGAGAGTACATGGCGAGCACAGAGTTGGACCTATGGAAATGACCGCTTCATCGGTAATCTTCGTCTTAGCTATATGCTTCCAGCAGACATAAAGCTTGAAACTATCATTGGTGCAGACGTTAACCATACAGAAGGAACCTATCGTCTACCTTTCGGTTACAAGTTAGGAAACAATACTGAAGGTGCTAAAAATATTAGCAATCGTAGAAACTCTAACTTCAATTGGGACATTAAAGCTACTCGTAAGTTCCATCTTGCAGACAAATGGGATCTCACAGCGACGCTTCTCTCACAAATTGCACGCCAGTATGAAACTCTAAACAGCATATCAGCTTCTCGCTTTAGAAGTGACATCGACAATATCTCAGCTGCTACAGAGCGTACAGTTTCGGAGTCTACCTTCGAACAGCGCACATGGGGTCTCTATGGTGAGGCTTTCCTTAACTATGACAATCGATTATTCATCAATGCTGGACTAAGACGTGATGCATCAAATCTCATCGGTAGCAATGTAGCAAGCATTTATTATCCATCTTTGAGCGCATCATACAACCTCAAGAATCAGAAGTTCCGTATTGCATACGGTGAGAGCGGACGCCTTCCCTACCCTACAGACGCCCGTACATCTTACGTCATGGACGGAATCAGTGCTTATGGTCCAATTGTTAAACCTCAATACAAAGGTAACCCTGACATCAAGCCAGAGCGTATGCGAGAGATTGAATTGGGTACAGACTGGACTATCCATAACAGACATACATTGGCACTTACGCTATATGCACAATACACCTCTGATGCCATCATCTACGACGACCTCCTTTCAAGTGATGGATGGATTGGAAGTGTTCCACGTAACGTAGGAAAAGTAAAGGGACATGGTCTTGAAATCAGCTATAATGGTAATCTTTGGAAGCAGGCAAATCGCCATTCTCTTGATGTATATGCCAATCTTAACTATCAGGCAAATAAAGTGACTGACACAGGTGGAAAGGATATTAACAACTATCCAAACGTTGTAAAAGAGGGGCAACCTGTCTATGCCTTCTATTATCACACTGTTGAGAAGCCAGCCTTCAATGCAGACGGAACATACAACCAGAAAATAGGTGCAATAGAGAGTAATGACTATCAGTATCTTGGTAAGCCATTCCCATCTGTCAATGGTTCGTTTGGTTTCGACTTAAAGTTATTCAGCCACTTTACTTTTGGTACGAAGTGGAATTATGCTTTGGGTGCATCTGTCTATAACCAAAGTTTCTATAACGTAGCAGGATTAGGCGACAACCTCAAGAAACGCAACGACCAACTGCAGGCACTTGCTAATACAACTGTTGGTACTGCAGAATATAACCAGATTGCAGAAGAACTGGCTCACAGCGCACGATTCAGAGCTAACTACATTGAGAAAGCTAACTTCTTGCGCCTTTCAACTCTCTATTTGGGTTATGACTTATCGTCACTCTCACGTAAGTGGACACGAAACGTTGTCAATGGTATGCGTTTCTCGTTTGCAGTACAAAATGTATTCGTCATTACCAACTACTCTGGTGCTGACCCACAAGTAGAAGGTAACGGCGGAAACCGTAAGCAGAGAGGTATTGGAAGTCTATCACGTGACATCACCAATACACCACATCCACGTACATATACAGCAACATTAAGTTTCACATTATAA
- the rpsL gene encoding 30S ribosomal protein S12, translating to MPTISQLVRKGRKDIVDKSKSPALDNCPQRRGVCVRVYTTTPKKPNSAMRKVARVRLTNQKEVNSYIPGEGHNLQEHSIVLVRGGRVKDLPGVRYHIVRGTLDTAGVANRTQRRSKYGAKRPKAAKK from the coding sequence ATGCCTACTATTTCACAATTAGTAAGAAAAGGCAGAAAGGACATCGTAGACAAGAGCAAGTCTCCGGCTTTGGACAACTGTCCACAGCGTCGTGGCGTATGTGTTCGTGTTTACACTACAACTCCTAAGAAGCCTAATTCGGCAATGCGTAAGGTTGCCCGTGTTCGTTTGACCAACCAGAAGGAAGTTAACTCTTACATCCCAGGAGAGGGTCATAACTTGCAGGAGCACAGTATTGTTCTCGTTCGTGGTGGTCGTGTTAAGGACCTTCCTGGTGTGCGTTATCACATCGTTCGTGGTACTCTTGATACCGCAGGTGTTGCCAATCGTACACAGCGTCGTTCAAAGTACGGTGCTAAGCGTCCAAAGGCAGCTAAGAAGTAA
- the rpsG gene encoding 30S ribosomal protein S7 codes for MRKAKPKKRVILPDPKFNDQKVSKFVNHLMYDGKKNTSYEIFYAALDIVGGKLKGEEKSPLEVWKQALDNITPQVEVKSRRIGGATFQVPTEIRPDRKESVSMKNMIAFARKRGGKSMADKLASEIMDAFNNQGGAYKRKEDMHRMAEANRAFAHFRF; via the coding sequence ATGAGAAAAGCAAAACCAAAGAAGCGTGTAATCCTTCCAGATCCAAAGTTCAATGATCAGAAGGTATCAAAGTTCGTAAATCACTTGATGTATGATGGTAAGAAGAATACCTCATACGAAATCTTCTACGCAGCCCTCGATATCGTAGGCGGTAAGTTGAAGGGTGAAGAGAAGTCTCCACTTGAGGTGTGGAAGCAGGCTCTCGATAACATCACTCCACAGGTAGAGGTAAAGAGCCGCCGTATCGGTGGTGCTACTTTCCAGGTACCAACAGAGATTCGCCCAGATCGTAAGGAGAGTGTTTCTATGAAGAATATGATTGCTTTTGCACGTAAGCGTGGTGGTAAGAGTATGGCTGATAAGCTTGCTTCTGAGATCATGGATGCTTTCAATAACCAGGGTGGTGCTTACAAGCGTAAGGAAGATATGCACCGTATGGCTGAGGCTAACCGTGCATTTGCTCACTTCAGATTCTAA
- the fusA gene encoding elongation factor G, with the protein MANHDLHLTRNIGIMAHIDAGKTTTSERILFYTGKTHKIGEVHDGAATMDWMAQEQERGITITSAATTCNWNYLGKSYKINLIDTPGHVDFTAEVERSLRVLDGAVATYSAADGVQPQSETVWRQADKYNVPRVGYVNKMDRSGADFYETVQQMRDILGANPIAVQIPIGAEENFKGVVDLIKMKAILWHDETMGAKYDIEDIPADLADEAAEWREKLLEGAANYDDELMEMYLEGQDIPEDKIIAALRKGCIAMECCPMLLGSSYKNKGVQTLLDYVCAFLPSPLDTPAIVGINPDTEEEEDRKPSESEPTSALAFKIATDPFMGRLVFFRVYSGKIVAGSYVFNTRSGKKERISRLFQMNSNKEIPMESIDAGDIGAGVGFKDIRTGDTLCDENAPIILESITFPDTVISIAVEPKSQADVAKLDNGLSKLAEEDPTFTVRTDEQSGQTIISGMGELHLDIIIDRLKREFKVECNQGKPQVNYKEAITKAAQSRETYKKQSGGRGKFACIDVTIEPKDEDYEEGDLQFVNVVKGGNVPKEFIPAVEKGFKDCLGNGVLGGFPLTGLKVTLTDGSFHPVDSDQLSFELVAHQAFKVLCPKAGPVLMEPIMKVEVVTPEENMGDVIGDLNKRRGLVQGMDEARSGARIVKAMVPLSEMFGYVTALRTITSGRATSSMEYDHHSPVSSTLAKEILDELKGNSDLVK; encoded by the coding sequence ATGGCAAATCACGATTTACATTTGACTCGTAATATCGGTATTATGGCACACATTGATGCCGGTAAGACGACAACATCTGAACGTATTCTTTTTTATACAGGTAAGACTCACAAGATTGGTGAGGTTCATGACGGTGCTGCTACCATGGACTGGATGGCACAGGAGCAGGAGCGTGGTATCACTATCACATCTGCTGCTACAACATGTAACTGGAACTATCTCGGCAAGTCTTATAAGATTAACTTGATTGATACTCCGGGACACGTTGACTTTACTGCTGAGGTAGAGCGTTCACTCCGTGTCCTTGATGGTGCAGTTGCTACTTATTCTGCAGCTGATGGTGTACAGCCACAGTCTGAGACTGTATGGCGTCAGGCTGACAAATATAATGTACCACGTGTTGGTTATGTTAACAAGATGGACCGTTCTGGTGCTGACTTCTATGAGACAGTACAGCAGATGAGAGACATTCTTGGTGCTAATCCTATCGCTGTTCAGATTCCTATCGGTGCAGAGGAGAACTTCAAGGGTGTTGTTGACCTCATCAAGATGAAGGCTATCTTGTGGCATGATGAGACAATGGGCGCTAAGTATGACATCGAGGATATCCCAGCAGATCTCGCTGATGAGGCTGCCGAGTGGCGCGAGAAGTTGCTCGAGGGTGCAGCTAACTATGACGATGAGTTGATGGAGATGTACCTTGAGGGTCAGGATATTCCTGAGGATAAGATTATTGCAGCACTCCGTAAGGGTTGTATCGCAATGGAATGTTGTCCAATGCTCCTTGGTTCTTCTTACAAGAACAAGGGTGTTCAGACTCTTCTCGATTATGTTTGTGCTTTCTTGCCTTCTCCACTGGATACACCAGCTATCGTTGGTATAAACCCAGACACAGAGGAGGAAGAGGATCGTAAGCCAAGCGAGTCTGAGCCTACATCTGCTTTGGCATTTAAGATTGCTACTGACCCATTCATGGGCCGTTTGGTATTCTTCCGTGTCTACTCAGGTAAGATCGTTGCTGGTTCTTACGTATTCAATACACGTTCTGGTAAGAAGGAGCGTATCAGCCGTCTGTTCCAGATGAACTCTAATAAGGAAATTCCTATGGAGTCAATCGATGCAGGTGATATCGGTGCTGGTGTAGGTTTCAAGGATATTCGTACTGGTGATACTCTCTGTGATGAGAACGCTCCAATTATCCTCGAGTCTATTACCTTCCCTGATACTGTGATTTCTATCGCAGTTGAGCCAAAGAGCCAGGCTGACGTTGCTAAGCTTGATAACGGCCTTTCTAAGCTTGCTGAGGAGGATCCTACATTCACCGTTCGTACTGATGAGCAGAGTGGTCAGACCATTATCTCTGGTATGGGTGAGCTTCACCTCGATATTATTATCGACCGTTTGAAGCGTGAGTTCAAGGTTGAGTGTAACCAAGGTAAGCCTCAGGTTAACTACAAAGAGGCTATTACTAAGGCAGCTCAGAGCCGTGAGACTTATAAGAAGCAGTCTGGTGGTCGTGGTAAGTTCGCATGTATCGACGTAACTATCGAGCCAAAGGACGAGGATTACGAGGAGGGCGACTTGCAGTTTGTAAACGTTGTTAAGGGTGGTAACGTACCTAAGGAGTTCATCCCTGCAGTAGAGAAGGGCTTCAAGGATTGTCTTGGCAACGGTGTGCTCGGTGGCTTCCCATTGACAGGTCTTAAGGTTACTTTGACTGATGGCTCTTTCCACCCAGTTGACTCTGACCAGTTGTCATTTGAGCTTGTAGCTCACCAGGCGTTCAAGGTTCTTTGTCCTAAGGCAGGTCCTGTTCTTATGGAGCCTATCATGAAGGTAGAGGTTGTTACTCCAGAGGAGAATATGGGTGATGTTATCGGTGACTTGAACAAGCGTCGTGGTCTTGTACAGGGTATGGATGAGGCTCGTAGCGGTGCTCGCATCGTTAAGGCTATGGTTCCATTGTCAGAGATGTTCGGTTACGTAACAGCTCTCCGTACAATTACTTCTGGTCGTGCTACTTCTTCTATGGAGTATGATCACCACTCACCAGTATCAAGTACTCTCGCTAAGGAGATTCTTGATGAGTTGAAGGGTAATTCAGATCTCGTTAAGTAA
- the rpsJ gene encoding 30S ribosomal protein S10, which yields MSQKIRIKLKSYDHQLVDKSAEKIVKAVKATGAIVSGPIPLPTHKRIYTVNRSTFVNKKSREQFQLSDFKRLIDIYSSTAKTVDALMKLELPSGVEVEIKV from the coding sequence ATGAGTCAGAAGATTCGTATTAAGCTGAAGTCTTACGACCACCAGTTGGTTGACAAGTCAGCAGAGAAGATTGTGAAGGCTGTTAAGGCTACTGGCGCTATCGTTAGCGGTCCAATTCCATTGCCAACACACAAGCGTATTTACACAGTAAACCGCTCTACATTCGTTAACAAGAAGTCACGTGAGCAGTTCCAGCTCTCAGATTTCAAGCGTCTCATCGATATCTATAGCTCTACAGCAAAGACTGTTGACGCTTTGATGAAGCTTGAGTTGCCTTCAGGTGTAGAGGTTGAAATCAAGGTGTAG
- the rplC gene encoding 50S ribosomal protein L3, which yields MPGLLGKKIGMTSVFSADGKNVPCTVIEAGPCVVTQVKTVEKDGYKAVQLGFGEAKEKRTSKPQQGHFKKAGTTPKKHLAEFKFDEEYNLGDTITVELFSNEKFVDVVGTSKGKGFQGVVKRHGFGGVGQSTHGQDDRARKPGSIGACSYPAKVFKGMRMGGQMGGDRVTTQNLQVLKVIPEHNLILVKGSVAGCNGSTVIIKK from the coding sequence ATGCCAGGATTATTAGGAAAGAAAATCGGAATGACATCCGTTTTCAGTGCCGACGGTAAGAATGTACCGTGCACTGTTATCGAAGCTGGTCCTTGTGTTGTAACCCAGGTTAAAACCGTAGAGAAGGATGGTTACAAGGCTGTTCAGTTAGGTTTCGGCGAGGCTAAGGAGAAGAGAACTTCTAAGCCACAGCAGGGACACTTCAAGAAAGCCGGCACAACACCAAAGAAGCACTTGGCCGAGTTCAAGTTTGACGAGGAGTATAACCTCGGTGACACTATTACTGTTGAATTGTTCAGCAATGAGAAGTTCGTTGACGTTGTAGGTACATCTAAGGGTAAAGGTTTCCAGGGTGTTGTTAAGCGTCACGGATTCGGTGGTGTAGGTCAGTCTACTCACGGTCAGGATGACCGCGCACGTAAACCGGGTTCTATTGGTGCTTGTTCTTACCCAGCTAAGGTCTTCAAGGGCATGCGCATGGGTGGCCAGATGGGAGGCGATAGAGTTACAACTCAGAACCTTCAGGTGTTAAAGGTTATTCCAGAGCACAATCTTATTCTTGTTAAGGGTAGTGTTGCTGGATGTAATGGTTCAACCGTAATAATTAAGAAGTAA
- the rplD gene encoding 50S ribosomal protein L4 codes for MDINVLDIKGQETGRKVTLNENIFGIEPNDHVLYLAVKQYLADQRQGTAKSKERSEHAGSTRKLGRQKGGGGARRGDINSPLLKGGGRVFGPKPRDYSFKLNKKVKVLARKSALAYKAQDNAIVVVEDFNLDAPKTKDFVNIAKNLKVDSKKVLLVLPEVEKNVYLSARNLQKAEVMTAAQVNSYKVLNADVVVITENSLKVIDEILTK; via the coding sequence ATGGATATTAACGTATTAGATATCAAAGGTCAGGAGACCGGCCGTAAGGTAACTCTTAACGAGAATATCTTCGGAATTGAGCCTAACGATCACGTCCTCTATCTCGCAGTTAAGCAGTATCTTGCTGATCAGCGTCAGGGTACAGCTAAGTCTAAGGAAAGAAGTGAGCACGCTGGTTCTACTCGCAAGTTGGGTCGTCAGAAGGGCGGCGGCGGTGCTCGTCGTGGTGATATCAATTCTCCACTCCTTAAAGGTGGTGGTCGCGTATTCGGTCCTAAGCCACGTGATTACAGCTTCAAGTTGAATAAGAAGGTTAAGGTTCTTGCTCGTAAGTCTGCATTGGCTTATAAGGCACAAGATAATGCTATCGTTGTAGTTGAAGATTTCAATCTCGACGCACCTAAGACTAAAGATTTCGTAAATATTGCAAAAAATCTTAAAGTTGATAGCAAGAAGGTCCTTCTCGTTTTGCCAGAAGTAGAGAAAAACGTATATTTGTCGGCTCGTAATCTACAGAAAGCTGAGGTTATGACTGCTGCTCAGGTGAATTCATACAAAGTTTTGAACGCTGACGTAGTGGTTATTACAGAGAACTCTCTGAAGGTTATCGACGAAATCTTAACCAAGTAA
- the rplW gene encoding 50S ribosomal protein L23 has product MGFIIKPVVTEKMTKLTDKSSEDKVVKHKGEKRTILAQPKYGFIVKPEANKLEIKKEVEALYNVTVVDVNTIRYAGKRQARYTKAGLVKGQKNAFKKAIVTLKNGDSIDFYSNI; this is encoded by the coding sequence ATGGGATTTATCATTAAACCAGTGGTCACTGAGAAGATGACCAAGTTGACTGACAAGTCTTCTGAGGATAAGGTTGTAAAGCACAAGGGTGAGAAGAGAACTATTTTGGCTCAGCCAAAGTATGGTTTTATCGTTAAGCCTGAGGCCAACAAGCTTGAGATTAAGAAAGAAGTTGAGGCTTTGTACAACGTTACAGTAGTAGATGTGAATACGATTCGTTACGCAGGTAAGCGTCAGGCACGTTATACCAAGGCGGGTCTCGTTAAGGGGCAGAAGAACGCATTCAAGAAGGCTATCGTCACTTTGAAGAATGGCGATTCAATCGATTTTTATAGCAATATTTAA
- the rplB gene encoding 50S ribosomal protein L2: MAVRKLNPVTPGQRHKVIGTFEDITASVPEKSLVYGKRSTGGRNNTGKMTVRYMGGGHKKKYRLIDFKREKDGVPAVVKTIEYDPNRSARIALLYYADGEKRYIIAPNGLQVGATLMSGAEAAPEVGNALPLANIPVGTVIHNIELRPGQGALLVRSAGNFAQLTSREGSYCVIKLPSGETRQILSACKATVGSVGNSDHALEQSGKAGRSRWLGRRPRNRGVVMNPVDHPMGGGEGRQSGGHPRSRKGLYAKGLKTRAPKKLSNKYIIERAKKK; this comes from the coding sequence ATGGCAGTACGTAAATTAAACCCGGTTACACCGGGACAAAGACACAAGGTTATTGGCACGTTCGAGGATATTACTGCATCCGTGCCAGAGAAGTCTCTCGTTTACGGTAAACGTTCTACCGGTGGTCGAAACAACACTGGTAAGATGACTGTCCGCTATATGGGCGGTGGTCACAAGAAGAAGTATCGTCTTATCGACTTCAAGCGAGAGAAAGATGGTGTTCCAGCTGTAGTGAAGACAATCGAGTATGATCCTAACAGATCAGCTCGCATTGCACTGTTATACTATGCTGATGGTGAAAAACGTTACATTATTGCTCCTAACGGACTGCAGGTTGGTGCAACACTGATGTCTGGTGCTGAGGCAGCACCTGAGGTTGGTAACGCACTTCCTTTGGCTAACATTCCTGTTGGTACTGTAATTCATAACATTGAGTTACGTCCAGGTCAGGGTGCATTGCTCGTTCGTTCGGCTGGTAACTTTGCTCAGCTTACTTCTCGTGAAGGCAGTTATTGTGTTATCAAGCTTCCTTCTGGTGAAACACGCCAGATTTTGTCAGCTTGTAAGGCAACTGTAGGTAGTGTAGGTAACTCTGACCACGCTCTTGAGCAGTCTGGTAAGGCTGGTCGCTCTCGTTGGTTGGGTCGTCGCCCTCGCAACCGTGGTGTTGTTATGAACCCTGTTGATCACCCAATGGGTGGTGGTGAAGGCCGTCAGTCTGGTGGTCACCCACGTTCACGTAAGGGCTTGTACGCTAAGGGTCTTAAGACTCGTGCACCTAAGAAGCTTTCAAACAAGTACATTATTGAGAGAGCTAAAAAGAAGTAA
- the rpsS gene encoding 30S ribosomal protein S19, which yields MSRSLKKGPYINVSLEKKILAMNESGKQNVVKTWARASMISPDFVGHTVAVHNGNKFIPVYITENMVGHKLGEFSPTRRFGGHSGNNKR from the coding sequence ATGAGTCGTTCATTAAAAAAAGGTCCATACATCAACGTATCACTCGAGAAGAAGATTCTTGCTATGAATGAGAGTGGTAAGCAGAATGTAGTAAAGACATGGGCCAGAGCATCAATGATTTCCCCTGATTTTGTGGGTCACACTGTTGCAGTTCATAACGGAAATAAATTTATCCCTGTTTACATTACTGAGAATATGGTAGGTCACAAGCTCGGAGAGTTCAGCCCTACACGCCGTTTCGGTGGTCACTCTGGTAATAATAAGAGGTAA
- the rplV gene encoding 50S ribosomal protein L22, which produces MGARKHIKAEARKEALKSQYFAKLKDCPSSPRKMRYVVDMVRGMEVNRALGVLRFSKKAAAQNVEKLLRSAINNWEIKNDRKAEDGELYISKIFVDEGVTMKRMRPAPQGRGYRIRKRSNHVTLFVDSKADANNDDK; this is translated from the coding sequence ATGGGAGCAAGAAAACATATAAAGGCTGAAGCTCGTAAAGAAGCTTTGAAAAGCCAGTATTTTGCAAAGCTCAAGGACTGTCCTTCTTCTCCACGTAAGATGCGCTATGTAGTAGACATGGTTCGTGGTATGGAGGTCAATCGTGCCCTTGGCGTGCTGAGATTCTCCAAGAAGGCAGCTGCCCAGAACGTTGAGAAACTTCTGCGTTCAGCTATCAACAATTGGGAGATAAAGAATGACCGCAAGGCTGAAGACGGTGAACTTTATATCTCTAAGATCTTCGTTGATGAAGGCGTTACAATGAAGCGCATGCGTCCTGCACCTCAGGGCCGTGGCTACAGAATCCGCAAACGTTCTAACCACGTCACTCTCTTCGTTGATTCGAAGGCTGACGCTAATAATGATGATAAATAA
- the rpsC gene encoding 30S ribosomal protein S3 translates to MGQKVNPISNRLGIIRGWESNWFGGKNFGDNLVEDRKIRTYLNKRLEKASVSRIVIERTLKLVTITICTARPGIVIGKGGQDVDKLKEELKNLFKKEIQINIFEVKKPELDANIVGNNIARQVEGKIAYRRAIKMAVANTMRAGAEGIKVQITGRLNGAEMARKEMFKEGRTPLHTFRADIDYCQTEALTKVGLLGIKVWICRGEVYNKVDLTPNFTQEKSNGRSNNGGRSGRGNRRRNNNR, encoded by the coding sequence ATGGGACAGAAAGTTAATCCAATTAGCAACCGTCTTGGTATCATCCGCGGTTGGGAGTCAAATTGGTTCGGTGGCAAGAATTTCGGGGATAATCTCGTAGAGGATCGCAAGATTCGTACTTACCTGAACAAGCGTTTGGAAAAAGCAAGCGTTTCCCGTATTGTCATTGAGCGCACATTGAAGCTCGTCACCATTACTATTTGCACCGCTCGTCCGGGTATCGTTATCGGTAAAGGTGGTCAGGATGTTGATAAGCTTAAAGAAGAGTTGAAGAACCTTTTCAAGAAGGAGATTCAGATTAATATCTTCGAGGTTAAGAAACCTGAACTCGATGCAAACATCGTTGGTAACAATATCGCTCGCCAGGTAGAAGGTAAGATTGCTTACCGTCGTGCTATCAAGATGGCAGTAGCTAACACTATGCGTGCTGGCGCTGAGGGTATCAAAGTTCAAATTACAGGTCGTCTGAACGGTGCCGAAATGGCTCGTAAGGAAATGTTTAAGGAGGGTCGTACTCCTCTGCATACATTCCGTGCAGACATCGATTATTGTCAGACAGAAGCCCTTACAAAGGTAGGTCTGCTGGGTATTAAGGTATGGATTTGCCGTGGTGAAGTTTACAACAAGGTAGATCTTACTCCTAACTTTACTCAGGAGAAGAGCAATGGCCGTTCTAACAATGGTGGCCGTTCTGGAAGAGGTAATCGTAGAAGAAACAATAACCGTTAA